The Algoriphagus sanaruensis genome window below encodes:
- a CDS encoding PQQ-dependent sugar dehydrogenase, giving the protein MKYIKQVALSFALGILASQSIAQGKLTPLPTPNSSNKRDIRSAKAEVKLDQIKLPAGFKISVWAADVPNARSMAISDNGIIFVGNRQEKNVYALVDENADGKADSKFILAEGLRMPNGVAYRNGDLYVAEVSRILRFKDIKNNLTNPKYEVVYDGYPTDAHHGWKFIAFGPDGLLYVPVGAPCNICEKDYPIYASITRIDVTKPGAKPEVYAHGVRNTVGFDWHPQSKNLWFTDNGRDMMGDDIPDCELNQATAKGQHFGYPYWHAGTVKDPEFGDKGKASSAYIAPAAKMGPHNAPLGMRFYRGGMFPTTYKNNAIIAKHGSWNRSKKAGYEVVMAKIDAQGKVTGQEVFASGWLNPATQEVWGRPVDVQELPDGSLLISDDMANCIYRVTYGK; this is encoded by the coding sequence ATGAAATATATCAAACAGGTCGCACTGTCTTTTGCTTTGGGAATTTTGGCTTCCCAATCAATCGCCCAAGGCAAACTCACGCCTTTACCTACACCCAATAGTAGCAACAAACGAGATATTCGATCCGCAAAAGCAGAAGTAAAACTTGACCAAATCAAATTACCGGCAGGATTCAAAATCAGCGTTTGGGCAGCAGATGTACCCAATGCCCGATCAATGGCTATTTCCGATAACGGAATCATCTTTGTCGGAAACCGTCAGGAAAAAAACGTCTATGCCTTAGTCGATGAAAATGCAGATGGTAAAGCAGATAGCAAGTTTATTTTAGCAGAAGGCCTTCGAATGCCTAACGGAGTTGCCTATCGAAATGGGGATTTATATGTAGCCGAGGTCAGTCGAATCCTTCGGTTCAAAGACATTAAAAACAACCTGACTAACCCCAAATATGAGGTAGTATATGATGGATACCCTACGGATGCGCACCATGGATGGAAATTTATCGCTTTCGGTCCAGATGGATTGCTTTACGTTCCTGTTGGTGCCCCATGTAATATTTGTGAAAAAGACTATCCAATATATGCCAGCATCACTAGAATCGATGTGACCAAGCCCGGAGCAAAACCAGAAGTCTATGCACATGGCGTAAGGAATACCGTAGGTTTTGATTGGCATCCACAATCTAAAAATCTTTGGTTTACTGATAATGGACGGGATATGATGGGTGACGATATTCCTGATTGTGAATTAAATCAAGCTACTGCCAAAGGCCAACATTTTGGTTATCCTTATTGGCATGCGGGCACAGTGAAGGATCCCGAATTTGGGGATAAAGGAAAAGCCTCGAGTGCCTATATAGCTCCTGCTGCCAAAATGGGACCTCATAATGCCCCACTCGGCATGCGTTTTTATCGGGGAGGAATGTTCCCTACTACCTATAAAAACAACGCGATCATAGCCAAACATGGAAGTTGGAATAGAAGCAAAAAAGCCGGTTATGAAGTAGTCATGGCAAAAATCGATGCTCAAGGTAAAGTCACTGGCCAAGAAGTGTTTGCCTCGGGATGGTTAAATCCGGCCACTCAGGAAGTGTGGGGAAGACCCGTTGATGTTCAAGAATTACCAGATGGAAGCTTGCTAATCTCCGATGATATGGCCAATTGCATTTATCGGGTGACTTACGGAAAGTAA
- a CDS encoding YheT family hydrolase, protein MPLLSQSPYRRPKWLLNGHLETIYPALFRKVSLFPSHSEKIQTPDEDFLELDWYRQSSSKLVIVSHGLEGNNKRPYVLGMVRAILNAGMDALAWNYRGCGENLNSQPIFYHSGATYDLETVVNHAATQYPEIYLVGFSLGGNLTLKFLGEKGSSLPMLKKGVAISVPLHLGDSCDQISRGENKLYAKRFLKTLIQKVERKSRIFPEIIPPKPLTEIKTLRDFDNWITGPLHGFRDADDYYQTNSSLHFLDKIEIPTLILNAKNDPFLSPTCFPEIQAKKHQKIILETPEHGGHVGFFTHHPKKTYYSEFRAVEFIQSDF, encoded by the coding sequence ATGCCCCTGCTTTCACAAAGCCCTTATCGACGTCCTAAATGGCTCTTAAACGGGCACTTAGAAACAATTTATCCTGCTTTATTCCGAAAAGTATCGCTCTTTCCGAGTCATTCTGAAAAGATCCAAACTCCTGATGAAGACTTCTTGGAACTGGATTGGTATAGACAAAGTAGCTCAAAATTGGTCATCGTTTCTCACGGTCTAGAAGGCAATAACAAGAGACCCTACGTCTTAGGTATGGTGAGAGCCATATTGAATGCTGGTATGGACGCATTGGCTTGGAACTATAGAGGTTGTGGAGAAAATTTAAATTCCCAACCCATTTTTTATCATAGCGGAGCTACCTATGATCTTGAAACAGTGGTAAACCATGCAGCCACTCAATATCCCGAAATTTATTTGGTAGGGTTTAGCTTGGGAGGAAATTTGACTTTAAAGTTTCTTGGAGAAAAGGGTTCTTCTCTTCCTATGCTAAAAAAAGGGGTAGCCATTTCCGTACCCTTACACTTAGGAGATTCTTGCGACCAGATTTCAAGAGGAGAAAATAAACTATATGCAAAGCGGTTTTTGAAAACCTTGATCCAAAAAGTGGAACGCAAATCAAGGATATTCCCTGAGATTATTCCACCGAAACCGCTAACAGAAATCAAAACCTTACGGGATTTTGACAATTGGATAACTGGTCCCTTACATGGTTTCCGAGATGCTGATGACTATTATCAAACCAATTCTTCACTTCACTTCTTGGACAAGATTGAAATACCGACTCTCATTTTGAATGCTAAAAATGATCCATTCCTGAGTCCTACGTGCTTTCCAGAAATTCAAGCAAAAAAACATCAAAAAATCATCCTCGAAACTCCCGAACATGGAGGTCATGTAGGCTTTTTTACCCATCATCCCAAAAAAACCTACTATTCTGAGTTTCGGGCAGTTGAATTTATTCAAAGCGATTTCTAA
- the hslV gene encoding ATP-dependent protease subunit HslV, with product MEKIKSTTVVAIRHNGEVVIGADGQATLGNTVAKSSVKKLRVLQSGKIVTGFAGSTADAFTLLEKFEEKLNAFGNNMKRAAVELAKEWRMDRMLSRLEAMMIVADKDDILIISGTGDVIEPDMEIATIGSGSMFAQSAARAMKKFAPQLTAEEMVRESLHIAADVCIYTNHNLVIEKVKS from the coding sequence ATGGAAAAAATAAAATCAACCACCGTCGTGGCGATTCGGCATAATGGAGAGGTAGTCATTGGTGCAGATGGTCAAGCTACCCTTGGAAATACAGTAGCCAAGAGTTCAGTTAAAAAATTAAGGGTCCTCCAAAGTGGGAAAATTGTCACTGGCTTTGCGGGTTCGACAGCGGATGCTTTTACGCTTCTTGAAAAGTTTGAAGAAAAACTCAATGCCTTTGGAAATAATATGAAGCGTGCAGCTGTCGAGTTAGCCAAGGAATGGAGAATGGACCGGATGCTAAGCAGATTGGAAGCAATGATGATCGTCGCGGACAAAGATGATATTTTGATTATCAGTGGCACAGGTGATGTTATCGAGCCAGATATGGAAATTGCCACTATTGGTTCAGGAAGTATGTTTGCGCAATCGGCTGCACGAGCCATGAAAAAATTTGCACCTCAACTCACCGCAGAAGAGATGGTAAGAGAAAGTCTGCACATTGCGGCTGACGTCTGCATTTACACCAATCATAATTTGGTCATCGAAAAGGTTAAATCCTGA
- a CDS encoding DUF5103 domain-containing protein yields the protein MKQIFIVILFSFGFISSTLAQVLEDRVFVDHIFSVRLFPQGGQVSSMINSPVVGLQDSRRLSLVFDDLAYDPELYTAKLIHCNADWTKSGLKDTDFLSTFNQFTVEDYNYSVNTRIPYVHYELTIPSVTKSGNYIIKVYRNRDENQVLFTKRFMVAEELFTVGAGLVPPADVENRSKLQQLNVSVNYSQTEVIDPTTQIQVVIRQNQRWDNFKRLQKPTFVNAGSKLLRYESFDGENTFVAGNEFRFFDLRFIRATGVNIGSVKLEETAVYAQSLLSQPRSVEPYSQYLDINGQYVVATNDRPGGNPELESEYVLTSIYLNESPGQDIYVLGALTNWGKNGTSKMQWDSNRKVYFTELLLKQGWYDFQFALSSPEGMDSSLIEGSHFQTENEYEVLVYFRQLGSRYDQLAGYAYIQPNKRRF from the coding sequence ATGAAGCAAATCTTTATTGTTATTCTCTTTTCATTTGGATTTATCTCGAGTACTCTGGCGCAAGTGCTGGAGGACCGAGTATTTGTGGATCATATTTTTTCGGTTCGTTTGTTTCCTCAGGGAGGTCAAGTTTCATCCATGATCAACTCACCTGTCGTAGGCTTGCAAGACTCAAGGAGATTGTCTTTAGTATTTGATGATTTAGCGTATGATCCTGAATTGTATACCGCAAAATTGATTCATTGTAACGCTGATTGGACCAAGTCAGGATTGAAGGACACGGATTTTTTGAGTACGTTTAATCAGTTTACCGTAGAAGATTATAACTATTCTGTCAATACCCGAATTCCCTATGTTCATTATGAACTCACGATTCCATCTGTCACTAAGTCAGGAAATTATATCATTAAAGTGTATCGAAATCGCGATGAAAATCAGGTGCTTTTCACGAAGCGATTTATGGTGGCTGAGGAATTATTTACCGTTGGTGCAGGTTTAGTTCCTCCGGCTGATGTTGAAAATAGGTCCAAACTCCAGCAACTGAATGTAAGCGTCAATTATTCCCAAACAGAGGTTATTGATCCCACCACTCAAATCCAAGTAGTCATCAGACAGAATCAACGCTGGGATAATTTCAAAAGACTTCAAAAGCCCACTTTTGTAAATGCAGGTTCGAAACTTTTGAGGTATGAGTCATTTGATGGCGAAAATACATTCGTGGCAGGAAATGAATTTAGATTCTTTGATTTGAGATTTATCAGAGCAACAGGAGTAAATATTGGCTCAGTTAAACTAGAGGAAACGGCTGTTTATGCTCAATCCTTATTGAGTCAGCCACGATCTGTCGAACCGTACTCTCAATATTTGGATATCAATGGACAATATGTAGTAGCAACTAATGATCGACCTGGGGGAAATCCCGAATTGGAAAGTGAATATGTATTGACATCCATTTATTTGAATGAATCTCCAGGGCAGGATATTTATGTATTGGGAGCACTGACCAACTGGGGGAAAAATGGAACATCAAAAATGCAATGGGACTCCAATCGGAAGGTTTATTTCACTGAGCTTTTGTTAAAGCAAGGATGGTATGATTTTCAGTTTGCTTTAAGCTCCCCCGAGGGAATGGATTCATCACTGATCGAGGGAAGTCATTTTCAAACTGAAAATGAATATGAGGTATTGGTGTACTTTAGGCAACTGGGCTCTCGATATGATCAGTTGGCTGGGTATGCTTACATCCAACCTAACAAGAGAAGATTTTAA
- a CDS encoding SOS response-associated peptidase: MCGRYSLSKSKIELEERFQAEMLTDFKPRYNIAPTQLVPVITSDSPKGFSFFYWGITPDFGQNKPVAQKLINARAETIHEKISFKSSFQKRRCLIPADGFYEWKRLGKKTKIPYRFTLRDEETFAFAGIWEEYENVNGESNHTFLILTTSPNEVVDEIHDRMPVILSREEEKKWLDKYTSESDLLEMLNPLAPELMVSYTVSPLVNSVQNDSPGIIRKTSPMDQFGNYTLFG; encoded by the coding sequence ATGTGCGGAAGATATTCCCTGAGTAAAAGTAAAATTGAGTTAGAAGAACGCTTCCAAGCGGAAATGTTGACTGACTTCAAACCTCGATACAACATCGCTCCTACCCAACTTGTACCCGTTATCACTTCAGACAGTCCAAAAGGATTCTCCTTTTTTTATTGGGGTATTACTCCTGATTTCGGACAAAATAAGCCTGTAGCCCAAAAGCTTATTAATGCCAGAGCCGAGACCATCCATGAAAAAATCTCTTTCAAGAGTTCTTTTCAGAAAAGAAGGTGTCTGATTCCAGCCGACGGATTTTACGAATGGAAAAGACTCGGAAAAAAAACCAAAATCCCCTACCGATTTACCCTTCGTGATGAAGAGACTTTTGCCTTTGCAGGGATTTGGGAAGAGTATGAAAATGTCAATGGAGAAAGTAACCATACTTTTTTGATACTCACCACCTCCCCCAATGAGGTGGTTGATGAAATCCACGATCGAATGCCAGTCATTCTTTCCAGAGAGGAAGAGAAAAAATGGCTGGACAAATACACCTCCGAAAGTGATCTTTTAGAGATGCTGAATCCACTCGCTCCCGAGCTTATGGTGAGCTATACCGTATCGCCTCTCGTGAATTCGGTTCAAAATGATTCTCCTGGGATCATTCGAAAAACTTCCCCGATGGACCAGTTTGGAAATTATACCCTTTTCGGCTGA
- a CDS encoding TetR family transcriptional regulator C-terminal domain-containing protein, which produces MDTPTVKKTTKKDYRKLILEGFVNHVLEHGSEPASLFKFAKELKMKEEEFYTYFTSFDSIKSSIWVSIYDQTLESIESQEVFKEYSAREKFLGFLFTWIEELKKNRSYLLSLYGDKTKSLKQLPSDTKEFKEKFKDFAGEIILEGKETQEIASRPFITEKYDEALWLQLAFVFRFWLDDRSPRFEKTDAAIEKSVNLAFDLMGKSALDTFVDFAKFLYQNK; this is translated from the coding sequence ATGGATACACCGACTGTCAAAAAGACGACCAAGAAAGATTACCGGAAATTGATTTTGGAGGGATTTGTCAACCATGTGTTAGAACATGGTTCTGAACCTGCCTCCCTATTCAAATTTGCCAAAGAACTCAAGATGAAAGAGGAGGAGTTTTACACGTACTTCACTTCTTTTGACTCGATCAAATCCTCCATTTGGGTAAGTATATATGACCAAACCCTTGAGTCAATTGAATCTCAAGAAGTATTCAAGGAGTACAGTGCTCGGGAAAAATTTCTAGGGTTTTTATTCACTTGGATTGAAGAGTTGAAGAAAAACAGATCCTATTTATTGAGTTTGTATGGGGATAAAACAAAGTCCCTGAAGCAACTTCCTAGCGATACGAAGGAATTCAAAGAAAAATTCAAAGACTTTGCAGGCGAGATCATCCTTGAAGGAAAAGAAACTCAGGAGATTGCAAGCCGACCTTTTATCACTGAAAAGTACGATGAAGCACTTTGGTTGCAGCTTGCTTTTGTTTTTCGGTTTTGGTTGGACGATCGAAGCCCAAGATTTGAGAAGACGGATGCTGCCATTGAAAAATCAGTCAATCTTGCGTTTGACTTGATGGGTAAAAGCGCCTTGGACACCTTCGTGGACTTTGCCAAATTTCTATATCAAAATAAATAA
- a CDS encoding ABC-F family ATP-binding cassette domain-containing protein, which produces MLSINNLSYFIGGRALYENANLHIKPKDKIGLVGQNGTGKSTLLKIINGDYQATTGEVQKAKDCTIGFLNQDLLSYQSDDSILNVALAAFKETLALQDEIDKILKQMETDYSDEIINRLAQLQDRFESNEGYTIKAKAEEVLEGIGFQTSDLQKPLRQFSGGWRMRVMLAKLLLEKPSLLMLDEPTNHLDLPSIQWVENYLKNYEGAVIVVSHDQTFLDNCINTTVEVANETLTAYPGNYSFYKEEKKLRMELQQNAYENQQQMIKQTERFIERFRAKATKSNQVQSRIKALERMDRVHEVVNDEAFVNFKFKFSQKSGRDVVVLDHVSKAYGDLVILKNSTARIERGDKIALIGANGKGKSTLLRIIDGSEKIEGSRTEGHNVIKSFFAQHQLEALTLDNEILQELAQAGSAKSETELRNVLGCFLFTNDDVFKKIKVLSGGEKSRVALAKTLISEANFLLLDEPTNHLDFQSVNILIQALQQYEGTFITVSHDRHFIKGVANKIWYIEDQQIKEYPGTYDEYEFWRSQQVQAPLMQEDKKKPKEAAANSTNSPEAQQAKRDLKKLEEQLQKIEHEIESLEILKAETEEKMADPELYSDESKANKIQESYQTIQSNLYEANAKWENLVEEISKLQELI; this is translated from the coding sequence ATGTTATCGATTAACAATTTATCCTATTTCATAGGCGGACGGGCCTTATACGAAAATGCCAACTTACATATCAAGCCAAAAGATAAAATTGGACTTGTCGGCCAAAATGGAACCGGTAAATCTACCTTGCTAAAAATCATCAATGGAGATTACCAAGCCACAACGGGTGAAGTTCAAAAAGCAAAAGATTGTACCATCGGTTTTTTAAATCAAGACCTGCTTTCCTATCAATCGGATGATAGCATCCTCAATGTAGCCTTGGCTGCATTTAAGGAAACCTTAGCACTTCAGGATGAGATCGATAAGATTCTCAAACAAATGGAAACCGATTATTCCGATGAGATTATCAATCGGCTCGCCCAACTTCAGGATCGATTTGAAAGCAATGAGGGCTATACCATCAAGGCCAAAGCAGAGGAGGTATTGGAGGGAATTGGGTTTCAAACCTCTGATTTGCAAAAGCCCCTTCGTCAGTTTTCAGGTGGATGGAGAATGCGAGTGATGCTCGCCAAATTGCTTTTAGAAAAGCCAAGTCTGTTGATGCTGGACGAACCTACCAACCACTTGGATTTACCTTCTATTCAATGGGTGGAAAACTACCTCAAAAACTATGAGGGTGCTGTTATTGTCGTTTCCCACGATCAGACTTTTTTGGATAATTGCATCAATACCACAGTGGAGGTAGCCAATGAAACCTTGACTGCCTATCCAGGTAATTATTCTTTTTACAAGGAGGAAAAAAAGTTGCGAATGGAGTTGCAGCAAAATGCCTATGAAAATCAGCAGCAGATGATTAAACAAACCGAGCGATTTATCGAACGGTTTAGGGCAAAAGCGACCAAGTCCAATCAGGTTCAATCCAGAATTAAGGCTTTGGAACGAATGGATCGTGTACATGAGGTAGTTAACGACGAGGCTTTTGTCAATTTTAAATTTAAGTTTTCTCAAAAGTCGGGGAGAGATGTGGTGGTTTTAGACCATGTTTCCAAGGCTTATGGAGACTTAGTTATTTTGAAAAACAGTACAGCGAGAATCGAAAGAGGCGATAAGATTGCTCTGATAGGTGCCAATGGAAAAGGAAAATCTACCCTTTTGAGGATTATTGATGGCTCAGAAAAAATCGAGGGTAGCCGGACAGAAGGCCATAATGTCATTAAATCGTTTTTTGCCCAGCATCAGCTAGAGGCTTTGACTCTGGATAATGAAATTCTACAGGAACTTGCGCAAGCAGGAAGTGCTAAATCTGAAACGGAACTACGAAATGTCTTAGGCTGCTTTTTGTTTACCAATGACGATGTTTTCAAAAAAATTAAGGTGCTTTCAGGTGGGGAAAAATCCCGGGTAGCCTTGGCTAAAACCTTGATTTCTGAGGCTAATTTTTTGCTTTTGGATGAACCTACCAACCATTTGGATTTCCAATCGGTGAATATTTTGATTCAAGCTTTACAACAATATGAAGGTACTTTTATTACTGTCTCTCACGATCGACACTTCATCAAAGGAGTAGCCAATAAAATTTGGTACATCGAAGACCAACAAATCAAGGAATATCCAGGTACCTACGATGAATATGAGTTTTGGAGAAGCCAGCAAGTTCAAGCTCCTCTGATGCAAGAGGATAAAAAGAAACCAAAGGAAGCTGCTGCTAATTCTACCAACTCTCCAGAGGCCCAACAAGCAAAGCGGGATTTAAAGAAACTCGAGGAGCAACTTCAGAAAATCGAGCATGAAATCGAATCTCTCGAAATTCTAAAAGCAGAGACGGAGGAAAAAATGGCTGATCCTGAATTATATTCTGACGAATCAAAAGCCAACAAAATTCAAGAATCCTACCAGACCATTCAGTCTAACCTCTATGAGGCGAATGCGAAATGGGAAAATTTGGTAGAGGAAATTTCAAAACTTCAGGAATTAATCTAG
- a CDS encoding pyruvate dehydrogenase complex dihydrolipoamide acetyltransferase translates to MAEIIRMPKMSDTMEEGVIAAWLKKVGDQVKPGDILAEVETDKATMELESYEEGTLLYIGVQEKDSVPVNGIIAIIGEKGEDYKHLLEGGSSAAPAKKEEAPQAAPTAPQSAPAPAEKIDTSSINATVITMPKMSDTMQEGTIATWLKKVGDAVKSGEIIAEVETDKATMELESYEDGVLLYIGVEAGNSVPVDGVIAVIGEKGADFNTLLKAHQTSGSAAEPVAESKPSAAPSQEQAPAPSVAASPAPTAAPVSSNSNERVKASPLAKKIAQDKGLDIRQVAGSGEGGRIVKKDVENFVPAAAPAVAAPAATSAPVLGQESFREEKVSQMRKTIAKRLAESKYSAPHFYLTMEINMDKAIEARKSMNEISPVKISFNDMVIKAAAAALRQHPKVNSSWLGDKIRYNDHIHIGMAVAVEEGLLVPVIRFADSLSLSQISNQAKTLGAKAKNKELQPKDWEGNTFTISNLGMFGIDEFTAIINPPDACILAVGGIKETVVVKDGQMKIGNVMKVTLSCDHRVVDGAVGSAFLLTLKGLLEDPVRILI, encoded by the coding sequence ATGGCCGAAATTATCAGAATGCCGAAAATGAGTGACACCATGGAAGAAGGTGTCATCGCGGCATGGTTAAAAAAAGTGGGGGATCAAGTGAAGCCTGGAGACATCCTAGCTGAAGTGGAGACGGACAAGGCAACCATGGAACTGGAGTCTTACGAAGAAGGAACCCTACTATATATTGGAGTACAGGAAAAAGATTCCGTGCCTGTCAACGGCATCATCGCCATTATTGGTGAGAAAGGTGAGGATTATAAACATCTTTTGGAAGGTGGATCATCTGCAGCTCCTGCCAAAAAAGAAGAAGCTCCTCAAGCTGCTCCTACCGCACCTCAATCTGCCCCAGCTCCTGCTGAAAAAATTGACACTTCATCCATTAATGCAACAGTCATCACCATGCCTAAAATGAGTGATACTATGCAAGAGGGTACCATAGCTACTTGGCTTAAGAAAGTGGGAGATGCGGTCAAATCTGGTGAAATCATTGCTGAAGTAGAAACTGATAAAGCTACTATGGAATTGGAATCCTATGAAGATGGGGTTCTCTTATATATAGGTGTGGAAGCAGGAAATAGTGTCCCTGTCGATGGTGTAATTGCTGTCATCGGAGAAAAGGGAGCAGATTTCAATACCCTTCTTAAGGCTCACCAAACTAGTGGATCTGCTGCTGAACCTGTTGCTGAATCCAAGCCAAGTGCGGCTCCAAGTCAGGAACAAGCACCTGCACCTTCAGTGGCAGCGTCACCTGCACCTACAGCTGCTCCGGTTTCTTCAAATTCCAATGAGCGCGTAAAAGCTTCTCCACTTGCAAAAAAGATAGCACAAGACAAAGGCTTGGACATTCGTCAAGTCGCTGGTTCAGGCGAGGGTGGAAGGATTGTTAAAAAAGACGTTGAAAACTTTGTGCCTGCCGCTGCACCTGCAGTTGCTGCACCTGCCGCTACAAGTGCTCCTGTTTTAGGACAAGAAAGCTTCCGTGAAGAAAAAGTCTCTCAAATGAGAAAAACAATCGCGAAGCGTTTGGCAGAAAGTAAATACTCTGCTCCTCACTTTTACCTTACCATGGAAATCAACATGGATAAGGCAATTGAGGCAAGAAAGAGCATGAATGAGATTTCTCCGGTTAAGATTTCATTCAATGATATGGTAATCAAGGCTGCTGCTGCTGCTTTGAGACAGCATCCAAAAGTGAATTCAAGCTGGTTAGGAGATAAAATCAGATACAACGACCATATCCATATCGGGATGGCAGTTGCAGTTGAGGAAGGTTTGCTAGTGCCTGTAATCAGATTTGCGGATAGCTTGTCACTTTCTCAAATCTCTAATCAAGCCAAGACTTTAGGAGCAAAAGCAAAAAATAAAGAGCTTCAGCCAAAGGATTGGGAAGGAAATACCTTCACCATCTCCAATTTGGGAATGTTCGGAATCGATGAGTTTACTGCGATTATCAACCCACCTGATGCTTGTATTCTAGCGGTAGGAGGTATCAAGGAAACTGTTGTGGTGAAAGACGGCCAGATGAAGATTGGAAATGTGATGAAAGTGACCCTTTCTTGTGACCATCGAGTTGTAGACGGAGCCGTTGGTTCAGCATTTTTGTTAACTCTGAAAGGCCTACTTGAGGACCCGGTTCGAATACTTATCTAA
- a CDS encoding ABC1 kinase family protein, protein MANKVKEQEAIPVSKVQRAAKFISTGAKVGGNYVKHYAKKMVNPSLDKEELHQNNAEDIYKSLSQLKGSALKVAQMMSMDKNLLPRAYQDKFAMAQYSAPPLSYPLVVKTFQKYFGKTPEGLFDSFTRSAVNAASIGQVHQAKKGDQVFAVKIQYPGVADSVSSDLKLVRPFALRLLNMNEKELDHYMEEVEERLLEETDYQLEIERSREISNACSHIPNLKFPGYYDEYSSERIITMDWISGLHIKEWMETNPSQEAKNQIGQALWDFYHHQVHELKQVHADPHPGNFIVLKDGTLGIIDFGCVKVIPEDFYKGYFALIKKDLVMKEEELNQIFYSLDFISDKDTEEEKIYFKGVFKEMISLLGKPFHVDRFDFANDGYFEQIFQLGDRISNDKMFKNSRQARGSRHGLYINRTYFGLYNLLNQLQAEVGTTKPDWLK, encoded by the coding sequence ATGGCCAATAAGGTAAAAGAGCAGGAGGCGATACCAGTCTCCAAAGTGCAGCGTGCGGCCAAATTTATTTCAACCGGAGCAAAAGTTGGTGGGAATTATGTGAAGCATTATGCCAAGAAAATGGTAAATCCATCTCTTGATAAAGAAGAGCTCCATCAAAATAATGCAGAGGACATCTATAAATCATTGAGTCAGTTGAAAGGTTCTGCCCTCAAAGTAGCCCAAATGATGTCCATGGATAAAAACCTGTTGCCAAGGGCATATCAGGATAAATTTGCAATGGCTCAATATTCGGCGCCACCCCTTTCTTACCCTCTTGTGGTGAAAACGTTTCAGAAATATTTTGGAAAAACACCAGAAGGGCTTTTCGACTCATTTACTCGGTCTGCAGTAAATGCCGCGTCAATAGGACAGGTTCACCAAGCGAAAAAAGGAGATCAGGTCTTTGCCGTTAAGATTCAATATCCGGGAGTTGCGGACTCTGTAAGCTCTGATTTGAAATTGGTTCGACCATTTGCTTTGCGACTTCTCAATATGAACGAGAAGGAATTGGATCATTACATGGAAGAGGTGGAAGAGCGACTTTTAGAAGAAACGGACTATCAATTGGAAATCGAACGTTCAAGAGAAATTTCCAATGCCTGTTCCCATATTCCCAATCTAAAATTCCCAGGCTATTACGATGAATATAGCTCTGAGCGAATCATTACCATGGATTGGATTTCTGGCTTACATATCAAGGAATGGATGGAAACGAATCCTAGTCAGGAAGCAAAAAATCAAATAGGTCAAGCGCTATGGGATTTTTACCACCATCAGGTTCATGAGTTGAAACAGGTCCATGCTGATCCACATCCAGGAAATTTTATTGTGCTAAAGGATGGGACTTTAGGTATCATAGATTTTGGCTGTGTAAAAGTCATTCCCGAGGATTTTTATAAAGGTTATTTTGCCTTGATCAAGAAAGATTTGGTCATGAAGGAGGAAGAATTGAATCAGATTTTTTACTCTCTGGATTTTATTTCAGACAAAGACACAGAAGAAGAAAAGATCTATTTCAAGGGAGTATTTAAAGAAATGATTTCACTTTTAGGGAAGCCATTTCATGTAGATCGTTTTGACTTTGCGAATGATGGCTACTTTGAGCAGATTTTTCAATTGGGAGATCGCATTTCCAACGATAAAATGTTCAAAAATTCTCGTCAAGCCCGAGGTTCTAGACACGGTTTATACATCAACCGAACCTATTTCGGGTTATACAACCTTCTTAACCAATTGCAGGCAGAAGTGGGTACAACCAAGCCAGATTGGCTTAAATAA